The Pseudalkalibacillus hwajinpoensis DNA window AAAGATATACGTAACTAAAAAAGGTGATCGCTGTTGGCGATCACCTTTTTCATTTCTATCGGTATGTTGCGACTTTACTAACGATCTCATCTTCCATTTGAAGCTCTTCAATGGAGTATACACCTTCTACGAAAATTTGATGCCAGAGCATGAAAATCAGCATCGTCCAAATTTTACGTGAGTAATCCCCCTTTTCAGTTGCATGGGCCTCTAGCAGCTTCATTACAAGGGATTTATTAATTAAATAATCCGTTTCACTCACATGAATAAGCTGTTTGGCCCAATCGTAAAGTTCATTTCTTAGCCAGTGACGAATTGGAACTGGAAACCCAAGTTTCTTACGATCAAGTACATGATCAGGAACAATACCGCGCGCTGCTTTTCTGAGAATCGACTTTGTCGTGCCATCAGCAATCTTTTCATGAACCGGAATCTCCCGTGCAACCCGAAAAACTTCTTTATCCAGAAACGGAACGCGGAGCTCAAGCGCATTGGCCATTGTCATTTTATCAGCCTTCAATAGAATATCGCCACGCAGCCACGTTTGGATGTCTATATATTGCATTTGATTCACAGGATGCTCCCGCTTTACATTCTGGTAGAATGGCTTTGTAATCTTTTGATAATGTTCATTCTCATAATACGTAGTAAGAAGTTTTTCCTTCTCATTCTCTTCAAACATTTTCGCATTTCCAATATATCGCTCAGAAAGTGGAGTTGAACCGCGCTCAAGGAAGCTCTTTCCTCGCATTCCTTCAGGTAGAACACTTGCAACACGGTTTACCATCTGCTTCATCGCTGACGGCATCGGTTGAAACAGACGAAGGGCATCCGGTTCCCTGTAGATGTTATAACCGCCAAACAGCTCATCAGCCCCTTCACCTGAAAGGACAACCGTCACATGTTTACGAGCTTCTCGAGCAACAAAATAAAGCGGAACACATGCTGGATCTGCAAGTGGATCGTCCATATGCCAGATGATCTTCGGCAATTTCTTACTATACTCTTCTGCTGAAATCATATTGGAAAAATTGGGTACGTCCAATTTATCAGCCGTTTCTTTTGCCACATCCACTTCTGAATAGCCTTCTCGTTCAAAACCAACCGAGAATGTCTTAATTTGCGGATTGAACTTTTTCGCCATCGCTACAATAATGGAAGAATCAATTCCTCCAGATAGAAAAGACCCAACTGGTACATCACTACGCATATGAACATTCACGGAATCGTAAAGAACGTTCTGAATACGATTCACCCAATTACGCTCCGTTGTAATCGGTTGAAACGTTGCATGGAAATACTGTTTAAACACCATAGGTTCTTTGTACTTTTTAACAAAATAATGACCAGGTTCTATCTTCTTGATGCCTTCTGTCATTGTCATAGGCTCTGGTACATATTGAAAGCTTAAATAATGCTGAAGAGCGGTCGGATTAACCTCTTCAAATTGTTCAACAAGGGTAATGCTTTTTTTCTCTGAAGCAAAAATGACTTCATCTTCTTTTTGCATATAGTAAAGCGGTTTAATTCCAAATGGGTCCCTTGCCCCGACTAACTTCTTCTCCTGCTTGTCCCAGATTAGAATCGAGAACATCCCACGAAAATCTGCAAAAGCCTTCTCACCTTTAGAAACGAAATGTGTGAGTACGACCTCTGTATCCGATTCAGTCTTGAACGTGTATCCTTCTTTCTTTAATTTCTCACGGAGTTCAACATAATTGTATA harbors:
- the asnB gene encoding asparagine synthase (glutamine-hydrolyzing) — its product is MCGFVGVLRAEPGKPDRHDHSSFLKRNQVITHRGPDDEGYYTDEFVSLGFRRLSIIDLESGHQPYHYEDERYWMIFNGEVYNYVELREKLKKEGYTFKTESDTEVVLTHFVSKGEKAFADFRGMFSILIWDKQEKKLVGARDPFGIKPLYYMQKEDEVIFASEKKSITLVEQFEEVNPTALQHYLSFQYVPEPMTMTEGIKKIEPGHYFVKKYKEPMVFKQYFHATFQPITTERNWVNRIQNVLYDSVNVHMRSDVPVGSFLSGGIDSSIIVAMAKKFNPQIKTFSVGFEREGYSEVDVAKETADKLDVPNFSNMISAEEYSKKLPKIIWHMDDPLADPACVPLYFVAREARKHVTVVLSGEGADELFGGYNIYREPDALRLFQPMPSAMKQMVNRVASVLPEGMRGKSFLERGSTPLSERYIGNAKMFEENEKEKLLTTYYENEHYQKITKPFYQNVKREHPVNQMQYIDIQTWLRGDILLKADKMTMANALELRVPFLDKEVFRVAREIPVHEKIADGTTKSILRKAARGIVPDHVLDRKKLGFPVPIRHWLRNELYDWAKQLIHVSETDYLINKSLVMKLLEAHATEKGDYSRKIWTMLIFMLWHQIFVEGVYSIEELQMEDEIVSKVATYR